A single window of Archangium gephyra DNA harbors:
- a CDS encoding TetR/AcrR family transcriptional regulator — protein MAIRRKRAYASPKRDDAAAATRSRVLDAAKTLFARRGIDAVTIAQIAERAGVSGSSVYALFKSKEGILKALTQEALFGQGYKAASARLDAEADPVARIRMTASVARSIYEGEAAELGLLRGASSFSPALRRLEATLEEKRFALQEARVLRLFEAGKAREGLSLEKARRLLWMYTSRDVYRLLVLEGGFTPEEYETWLAQTLLTALVAPHR, from the coding sequence ATGGCAATCCGACGCAAACGCGCCTACGCGTCGCCCAAACGGGACGATGCCGCGGCCGCCACCCGGTCTCGCGTCCTCGACGCGGCCAAGACGCTCTTCGCGCGCCGCGGAATCGATGCGGTGACCATCGCGCAGATAGCCGAGCGCGCGGGCGTCTCGGGCTCGTCGGTCTACGCGCTGTTCAAATCGAAGGAAGGAATCCTGAAGGCCCTGACCCAGGAGGCACTCTTCGGGCAGGGCTACAAGGCCGCCAGCGCGCGACTCGACGCGGAAGCGGATCCCGTGGCGCGAATTCGAATGACAGCGTCCGTGGCGCGAAGCATCTACGAGGGCGAGGCCGCCGAGCTCGGACTGCTTCGGGGTGCCTCCAGCTTCTCCCCCGCGCTTCGGCGTCTCGAAGCCACGCTCGAGGAGAAGCGATTCGCGCTCCAGGAAGCGCGCGTCCTTCGCCTCTTCGAGGCGGGAAAGGCACGTGAAGGCCTCTCCCTCGAGAAGGCCCGCCGCCTCTTGTGGATGTACACGAGCCGTGACGTCTACCGGCTCCTCGTGCTCGAAGGCGGCTTCACCCCCGAGGAGTACGAGACCTGGCTCGCCCAGACGCTCCTCACCGCGCTCGTCGCGCCCCACCGTTGA
- a CDS encoding DUF998 domain-containing protein: MTTRFARVAIGAACVALLALLLLHVLRPELAPASHMISEYAIGPYGVVMGVSFGAFALGSLALLMALVGSARGWLGRLGLACLFLTAVGLALGGAFPMDPTTADQSRMSFSGKMHGVGFMVGVPGELLAVLFISLALRREAPWSGARLLPWAAAVWLSVVIMVPLLMRMSYFGIPNRTFMVAYGIWVILAARPLTRAPQVKDRSVSAEGR; the protein is encoded by the coding sequence ATGACCACACGATTCGCTCGAGTCGCCATCGGAGCAGCCTGCGTCGCGCTTCTTGCCCTTCTCCTGCTGCACGTGCTGCGACCGGAGCTCGCCCCGGCGTCCCACATGATTAGCGAGTACGCGATCGGGCCTTACGGTGTCGTGATGGGTGTTTCGTTCGGGGCCTTTGCGCTGGGCAGCCTGGCGCTGCTCATGGCGCTCGTGGGCTCGGCGCGCGGTTGGCTTGGCCGGCTGGGACTCGCCTGTCTCTTCCTGACGGCCGTTGGCCTCGCGTTGGGGGGAGCCTTCCCCATGGACCCGACGACGGCGGATCAGTCCAGGATGTCCTTCTCCGGAAAGATGCATGGCGTGGGGTTCATGGTCGGCGTGCCGGGTGAGTTGCTGGCCGTGCTTTTCATCTCGCTTGCGCTGCGGCGAGAAGCACCCTGGTCCGGGGCGCGACTGCTTCCGTGGGCCGCTGCCGTCTGGTTGAGCGTCGTGATCATGGTTCCCCTGCTCATGCGCATGAGCTACTTCGGGATTCCCAACCGGACGTTCATGGTGGCGTACGGCATCTGGGTGATTCTCGCCGCGCGGCCGCTGACCCGAGCGCCCCAGGTGAAGGACCGCTCGGTGAGTGCTGAAGGCCGCTAG